Proteins from a genomic interval of Geodermatophilus obscurus DSM 43160:
- a CDS encoding 2Fe-2S iron-sulfur cluster-binding protein, translating into MTSPFRTPQGGRIDRATTVGFTFDGQTFPGHPGDTLASALLANGRHQVATSIKLGRPRGIAAAWAEDPCGLVQIEEPFPEPMLLATTVELYDGLAAHGLPGQGRLADVPDSARYDAVHHHVDVLVVGAGPAGLAAALTAARAGARVALVDEQSEAGGSLLSGTERLDDAPALQWVAAAVAELAGSPEVLHLQRTTAFGSYDDGFVLALERRTDHLGAAAPKHVSRQRVWRIRARSIVVATGAHERPVVFADNDRPGTMLAGAARTFLHRYGVLPGREAVVFTTNDSAYDAALDLHRAGVQVQAVVDARPEGSPRREECEHAGIRVLSGAVVTGTQGVGRVTHALVAPFADGEVGASSAIACDLLLVSGGWNPAVHLFSQARGRLRYDEALGAFLPGEALDGLTVTGSAAGVFDLAGCLADGQRVARAALTALTIPPAGEDRLPATPDPVVPAAPLVLWRVPDTSGADGSTSFVDLQRDATVADIARAVGAGLRSIEHVKRYTTIGTAHDQGKTSGVLTSGITAELLGIPVQDTGTTTFRPPYTPVAFAALAGRDRGRLFDPERVTALHEWHGAAGAVFEDVGQWKRPRYYPQPGEDMETAVLRECAAARTGVGILDGSTLGKIDVQGPDAAVLLDRLYTNLMSSLKVGSVRYGVMCGVDGMVIDDGTVLRLAEDRFLVLTTTGGAAKILDWMEEWAQTEWPDLRVHCTSVTEQWVTFPVVGPRSRDVVGAVFPHVDVSAEAFPFMTWRDTTLDGVPVRLARISFSGELAYEVYVNPWYAVAVWQRLLDAGRPYGITPYGTETMHVLRAEKGYPIIGQDTDGTVTPHDLGMAWAVSKKKPDFVGKRSFARPANADPLRKQLVGLLPVDRQTVLPEGSQIIDFLADGQLPPPPVPMLGHVTSSYRSAELARPFALALVKGGRERIGDTVHVPVNGTLVPVEVTGSVLVDPEGARRDG; encoded by the coding sequence GTGACCAGCCCGTTCCGCACGCCCCAGGGCGGCCGCATCGACCGCGCCACCACCGTCGGGTTCACCTTCGACGGGCAGACCTTCCCCGGTCACCCCGGCGACACCCTGGCCTCGGCGCTGCTCGCCAACGGCCGGCACCAGGTCGCCACGAGCATCAAGCTCGGCCGACCGCGCGGCATCGCCGCCGCCTGGGCCGAGGACCCGTGCGGCCTGGTGCAGATCGAGGAGCCTTTCCCCGAGCCCATGCTGCTGGCGACCACCGTCGAGCTGTACGACGGACTGGCCGCCCACGGCCTGCCGGGGCAAGGCCGCCTCGCCGACGTCCCCGACTCGGCCCGCTACGACGCGGTCCACCACCACGTGGACGTGCTCGTCGTGGGGGCCGGCCCCGCGGGGCTGGCCGCCGCGCTCACCGCCGCCCGGGCCGGTGCCCGCGTCGCGCTCGTCGACGAGCAGTCCGAGGCCGGCGGCTCCCTGCTCTCGGGCACCGAGCGGCTCGACGACGCCCCGGCGCTGCAGTGGGTCGCCGCGGCGGTCGCCGAGCTGGCCGGCTCCCCGGAGGTGCTGCACCTGCAGCGCACCACCGCGTTCGGCAGCTACGACGACGGTTTCGTCCTGGCCCTGGAGCGGCGCACCGACCACCTCGGCGCCGCCGCGCCCAAGCACGTCTCCCGCCAGCGGGTCTGGCGCATCCGGGCCCGCTCGATCGTCGTCGCGACGGGGGCGCACGAGCGTCCGGTCGTCTTCGCCGACAACGACCGCCCGGGGACCATGCTGGCCGGCGCCGCCCGGACGTTCCTGCACCGCTACGGCGTGCTGCCCGGCCGCGAGGCCGTCGTGTTCACCACGAACGACAGCGCCTACGACGCCGCCCTCGACCTGCACCGCGCGGGTGTGCAGGTGCAGGCGGTGGTCGACGCCCGGCCGGAGGGCTCGCCGCGCCGCGAGGAGTGCGAGCACGCGGGCATCCGCGTCCTGTCCGGTGCCGTCGTGACCGGCACGCAGGGCGTCGGGCGGGTCACGCACGCCCTCGTCGCCCCGTTCGCGGACGGCGAGGTCGGCGCCAGCAGCGCGATCGCCTGCGACCTGCTCCTGGTCAGCGGGGGCTGGAACCCCGCGGTGCACCTGTTCAGCCAGGCCCGCGGCCGGCTCCGCTACGACGAGGCCCTCGGTGCGTTCCTCCCCGGGGAGGCGCTCGACGGCCTGACCGTCACCGGCTCGGCCGCCGGCGTGTTCGACCTGGCCGGGTGCCTGGCCGACGGGCAGCGGGTGGCGCGCGCCGCGCTGACGGCGCTGACGATCCCGCCGGCGGGGGAGGACCGGCTGCCCGCCACCCCGGACCCCGTCGTCCCGGCCGCGCCGCTGGTGCTGTGGCGGGTGCCGGACACCTCCGGCGCCGACGGCAGCACCTCGTTCGTCGACCTGCAGCGCGACGCGACGGTCGCTGACATCGCCCGCGCGGTCGGCGCCGGGCTGCGCTCCATCGAGCACGTCAAGCGCTACACGACGATCGGGACGGCGCACGACCAGGGCAAGACCTCCGGCGTCCTCACCTCGGGGATCACCGCCGAGCTGCTCGGGATCCCGGTGCAGGACACCGGGACCACCACGTTCCGGCCGCCCTACACCCCCGTCGCCTTCGCCGCCCTGGCCGGCCGCGACCGCGGCCGGCTCTTCGACCCCGAGCGGGTCACGGCCCTGCACGAGTGGCACGGAGCGGCGGGCGCGGTCTTCGAGGACGTCGGTCAGTGGAAGCGTCCCCGCTACTACCCGCAGCCCGGCGAGGACATGGAGACCGCGGTCCTGCGGGAGTGCGCCGCGGCCCGGACCGGCGTCGGGATCCTCGACGGCTCCACCCTCGGCAAGATCGACGTCCAGGGCCCGGACGCCGCCGTCCTGCTCGACCGGCTCTACACGAACCTGATGAGCAGCCTGAAGGTCGGCTCCGTCCGCTACGGGGTCATGTGCGGCGTCGACGGCATGGTCATCGACGACGGCACCGTGCTGCGCCTGGCCGAGGACCGCTTCCTCGTCCTCACCACCACCGGCGGCGCGGCGAAGATCCTCGACTGGATGGAGGAGTGGGCCCAGACGGAGTGGCCGGACCTGCGGGTCCACTGCACGTCGGTCACCGAGCAGTGGGTCACCTTCCCCGTCGTGGGGCCGCGGTCCCGCGACGTCGTCGGCGCGGTCTTCCCCCACGTGGACGTCTCCGCCGAGGCCTTCCCGTTCATGACCTGGCGGGACACCACCCTCGACGGGGTGCCGGTCCGGCTGGCCCGGATCAGCTTCTCCGGCGAGCTCGCGTACGAGGTCTACGTCAACCCCTGGTACGCGGTCGCGGTCTGGCAGCGGCTGCTCGACGCCGGCCGCCCGTACGGCATCACGCCGTACGGCACGGAGACCATGCACGTCCTGCGCGCGGAGAAGGGTTACCCGATCATCGGGCAGGACACCGACGGCACCGTCACCCCGCACGACCTCGGTATGGCGTGGGCGGTCTCGAAGAAGAAGCCCGACTTCGTCGGCAAGCGCTCCTTCGCCCGCCCGGCCAACGCCGACCCGCTGCGCAAGCAGCTGGTCGGGCTGCTGCCGGTGGACCGGCAGACCGTGCTGCCGGAGGGCTCCCAGATCATCGACTTCCTCGCCGACGGCCAGCTGCCGCCCCCGCCGGTCCCGATGCTCGGCCACGTCACCTCCAGCTACCGCAGCGCCGAGCTCGCCCGCCCCTTCGCCCTGGCCCTGGTCAAGGGCGGCCGGGAGCGCATCGGTGACACCGTCCACGTCCCCGTCAACGGCACCCTCGTCCCGGTCGAAGTCACCGGCTCGGTGCTGGTCGACCCCGAAGGAGCCCGTCGCGATGGCTGA
- a CDS encoding sarcosine oxidase subunit delta, translating into MQLIACPWCGPREEVEFHYGGQAHVPYPDTPAELSDEEWAHYVFFRDNTKGRFAERWNHSAGCRRWFNAIRDTTTYRFERVYRLDDPKPGVTELARSRKEGTAP; encoded by the coding sequence GTGCAACTCATCGCATGCCCGTGGTGCGGCCCCCGCGAGGAGGTCGAGTTCCACTACGGCGGCCAGGCTCACGTCCCCTACCCGGACACCCCCGCCGAGCTCTCCGACGAGGAGTGGGCGCACTACGTCTTCTTCCGCGACAACACCAAGGGCCGCTTCGCCGAGCGCTGGAACCACAGCGCCGGCTGCCGCCGCTGGTTCAACGCGATCCGCGACACCACCACCTACCGCTTCGAGCGTGTCTACCGCCTCGATGACCCGAAGCCGGGCGTGACCGAGCTCGCGAGGTCACGCAAGGAGGGAACAGCCCCGTGA
- a CDS encoding sarcosine oxidase subunit beta family protein, producing the protein MSLGSPHTTRTLRTPGADLPEHPDALWRSPEPKRSYDVVIVGGGGHGLATAHYLAKNHGITNVAVLEKGWLAGGNMARNTTIIRSNYLWDESSGIYEHALKLWEGLEEDLGYPILFSQRGVLNLAHTLQDVRDSVRRVEANKLNGVDAEWLEPDEVRKVCPVVNTSTDIRYPVLGATYQPRAGIAKHDYVAWGFARRADEAGIDLIQDCEVTGFATDGNRVTGVQTTRGTIGAGTVALCAAGHTSVLTDMLGIRVPIQSHPLQALVSELLEPVHPTVVMSNAVHVYVSQAHKGELVMGAGVDSYNGYGQRGAFHIIERQMAAAVELFPVFARAHLLRTWGGIVDTSPDASPIVGRTPYDNVYLNCGWGTGGFKATPGIGSALAHTIAHDEPHPLVAPFSLDRFVTGALVDEHGAAAVAH; encoded by the coding sequence ATGAGCCTCGGTTCCCCCCACACCACCCGCACCCTCCGCACCCCCGGCGCGGACCTGCCGGAGCACCCGGACGCCCTCTGGCGGAGCCCGGAGCCGAAGCGCTCCTACGACGTGGTCATCGTCGGCGGCGGCGGGCACGGCCTGGCCACCGCGCACTACCTGGCGAAGAACCACGGCATCACGAACGTCGCCGTCCTGGAGAAGGGCTGGCTGGCCGGCGGCAACATGGCCCGCAACACCACGATCATCCGGTCCAACTACCTGTGGGACGAGAGCTCGGGCATCTACGAGCACGCGCTCAAGCTGTGGGAGGGGCTCGAGGAGGACCTCGGCTACCCGATCCTGTTCAGCCAGCGCGGCGTGCTCAACCTGGCCCACACCCTGCAGGACGTCCGTGACAGCGTGCGCCGGGTCGAGGCCAACAAGCTCAACGGCGTCGACGCGGAGTGGCTGGAGCCGGACGAGGTCCGCAAGGTCTGCCCGGTCGTCAACACCTCGACCGACATCCGCTACCCGGTCCTGGGGGCGACGTACCAGCCCCGCGCCGGCATCGCCAAGCACGACTACGTGGCCTGGGGCTTCGCCCGCCGCGCCGACGAGGCCGGGATCGACCTCATCCAGGACTGCGAGGTCACCGGGTTCGCCACCGACGGCAATCGGGTCACCGGGGTGCAGACCACCCGCGGCACCATCGGCGCGGGCACCGTGGCCCTCTGCGCGGCCGGCCACACCTCCGTGCTCACCGACATGCTCGGCATCCGCGTGCCGATCCAGAGCCACCCGCTGCAGGCGCTGGTCTCCGAGCTGCTCGAGCCGGTGCACCCCACGGTGGTCATGTCCAACGCCGTCCACGTGTACGTCTCGCAGGCGCACAAGGGCGAGCTGGTCATGGGCGCCGGCGTCGACTCGTACAACGGCTACGGCCAGCGGGGCGCGTTCCACATCATCGAGCGTCAGATGGCCGCCGCCGTCGAGCTCTTCCCGGTGTTCGCGCGGGCGCACCTGCTGCGCACCTGGGGCGGCATCGTCGACACCAGCCCCGACGCCTCGCCGATCGTCGGGCGCACGCCCTACGACAACGTCTACCTCAACTGCGGCTGGGGCACCGGCGGGTTCAAGGCCACGCCCGGCATCGGCTCGGCCCTGGCGCACACCATCGCCCACGACGAGCCCCACCCGCTCGTGGCGCCGTTCAGCCTCGACCGGTTCGTCACCGGTGCACTCGTCGACGAGCACGGCGCCGCCGCCGTGGCCCACTGA
- the glyA gene encoding serine hydroxymethyltransferase, protein MVVQVDGALQAPAGPDRVLDRSLADTDPEVAGAIVAELTRQQTTLEMIASENFAPVAVMQAQGSVLTNKYAEGYPGRRYYGGCEHVDVIEQLAIDRLKALFGAEYANVQPHSGAQANAAAMSALLQPGDTILGLDLAHGGHLTHGMKLNFSGKLYDVAAYHVSREDHRVDMAEVEKLAQERRPKLIVAGWSAYPRQLDFAEFRRIADEVGAYLMVDMAHFAGLVAAGLHPSPVPHAHVVTSTTHKTLGGPRGGVILATADLAKRFNSSVFPGQQGGPLEHVIAAKAVAFKLAGEPAFRERQERTLAGARILADRLLTADSREAGINVVSGGTDVHLVLVDLRESELDGRQAEDRLHSIGITVNRNAVPFDPRPPMVSSGVRIGTPALAARGFDLEDFAEVADVIAAALRPSVGEDQLAELRGRVTRLADRHPLYPDLTEVPR, encoded by the coding sequence ATGGTCGTCCAGGTAGACGGAGCGCTCCAGGCCCCGGCCGGTCCGGACCGCGTGCTCGATCGGTCGCTGGCGGACACCGACCCCGAGGTGGCTGGTGCGATCGTCGCCGAGCTGACCCGGCAGCAGACCACTCTGGAGATGATCGCCAGCGAGAACTTCGCCCCGGTGGCCGTCATGCAGGCCCAGGGCTCGGTGCTGACCAACAAGTACGCCGAGGGCTACCCCGGCCGGCGGTACTACGGCGGCTGCGAGCACGTGGACGTCATCGAGCAGCTGGCCATCGACCGGCTGAAGGCGCTGTTCGGCGCGGAGTACGCCAACGTGCAGCCGCACTCCGGTGCGCAGGCCAACGCCGCGGCGATGTCCGCCCTGCTGCAGCCCGGCGACACCATCCTGGGGCTGGACCTGGCCCACGGGGGCCACCTGACCCACGGGATGAAGCTCAACTTCTCCGGGAAGCTCTACGACGTGGCCGCGTACCACGTGAGCCGCGAGGACCACCGGGTCGACATGGCCGAGGTGGAGAAGCTGGCGCAGGAGCGGCGGCCCAAGCTCATCGTGGCCGGCTGGTCGGCCTACCCCCGTCAGCTGGACTTCGCCGAGTTCCGCCGGATCGCCGACGAGGTCGGTGCCTACCTGATGGTCGACATGGCGCACTTCGCCGGGCTGGTGGCAGCCGGGCTGCACCCCTCCCCGGTGCCGCACGCGCACGTGGTCACCTCGACCACCCACAAGACCCTGGGCGGCCCGCGCGGCGGGGTCATCCTGGCCACGGCCGACCTCGCGAAGAGGTTCAACTCCTCGGTCTTCCCCGGCCAGCAGGGCGGCCCGCTGGAGCACGTGATCGCCGCCAAGGCGGTGGCCTTCAAGCTGGCCGGGGAGCCGGCCTTCCGCGAGCGCCAGGAGCGGACCCTCGCCGGCGCCCGGATCCTGGCCGACCGGTTGCTGACCGCCGACTCCCGCGAGGCGGGCATCAACGTGGTCAGCGGCGGTACCGACGTCCACCTCGTCCTGGTGGACCTGCGCGAGTCGGAGCTGGACGGCCGGCAGGCCGAGGACCGCCTGCACTCGATCGGCATCACCGTCAACCGCAACGCGGTGCCCTTCGACCCCCGCCCGCCGATGGTCAGCTCCGGGGTCCGCATCGGCACTCCGGCCCTGGCGGCGCGCGGGTTCGACCTCGAGGACTTCGCCGAGGTCGCCGACGTCATCGCCGCCGCGCTGCGGCCCTCGGTGGGCGAGGACCAGCTCGCCGAGCTGCGCGGCCGGGTCACCCGGCTGGCCGACCGCCACCCGCTCTACCCCGATCTGACGGAGGTCCCCCGATGA
- a CDS encoding S-(hydroxymethyl)mycothiol dehydrogenase translates to MAYEVKGVVARSKGAPVTVETIIVPDPGPGEAVVDVQACGVCATDLHYREGTITDQYPFLLGHEAAGTVAAVGAGVTNVAVGDFVILNWRAVCGQCRACLKGELQYCFNTHNAAQQMTLTDGTALSPALGIGAFTEKTLVHSGQCTPVDPAAPATAAGLLGCGVMAGVGAAINTAGVRRGESVAVFGCGGVGDAAIAGAKLAGAATIVAVDIDDRKLEWARRFGATHTVNSKATDAVAAVKAATGGFGADVTIDAVGHPAVFEQAFYARDLAGRVVLVGVPAPDMTITLPLLEVFGRGGAIKSSWYGDCLPSRDFPMLVDLYRQGRFPLEDFVTEAIGLDDVEEAFDNLRRGEVLRSVVVLDK, encoded by the coding sequence ATGGCCTACGAGGTGAAGGGCGTCGTCGCCCGCAGCAAGGGTGCCCCGGTGACCGTCGAGACGATCATCGTGCCCGACCCCGGCCCGGGCGAGGCGGTGGTCGACGTGCAGGCCTGCGGGGTGTGCGCCACCGACCTGCACTACCGCGAGGGCACCATCACCGACCAGTACCCGTTCCTGCTCGGCCACGAGGCCGCCGGCACCGTGGCCGCGGTCGGTGCGGGGGTCACCAACGTCGCCGTGGGCGACTTCGTGATCCTGAACTGGCGGGCGGTGTGCGGCCAGTGCCGCGCCTGTCTCAAAGGCGAGCTGCAGTACTGCTTCAACACCCACAACGCCGCGCAGCAGATGACCCTCACCGACGGCACCGCGCTGAGCCCGGCGCTGGGCATCGGCGCGTTCACCGAGAAGACGCTGGTGCACTCCGGGCAGTGCACTCCGGTCGACCCCGCCGCGCCGGCCACCGCCGCCGGCCTGCTCGGCTGCGGGGTGATGGCCGGGGTGGGCGCGGCGATCAACACCGCCGGCGTGCGCCGCGGGGAGAGCGTGGCGGTGTTCGGCTGCGGCGGGGTGGGCGACGCCGCGATCGCCGGGGCGAAGCTGGCCGGCGCGGCCACCATCGTGGCGGTGGACATCGACGACCGGAAGCTGGAGTGGGCCCGGCGGTTCGGCGCCACCCACACCGTCAACAGCAAGGCCACCGACGCGGTCGCGGCGGTCAAGGCCGCCACCGGCGGCTTCGGTGCGGATGTGACCATCGACGCGGTGGGCCACCCGGCGGTGTTCGAGCAGGCCTTCTACGCCCGCGACCTGGCCGGCCGGGTGGTGCTGGTCGGGGTGCCCGCCCCGGACATGACGATCACCCTGCCGCTGCTGGAGGTGTTCGGCCGGGGCGGGGCGATCAAGTCCTCCTGGTACGGCGACTGCCTGCCCTCCCGGGACTTCCCGATGTTGGTCGACCTCTACCGGCAGGGCCGCTTCCCACTGGAGGACTTCGTCACCGAGGCCATCGGCCTGGACGACGTCGAAGAGGCCTTCGACAACCTGCGCCGCGGCGAGGTGCTGCGCTCGGTCGTGGTGTTGGACAAGTGA
- a CDS encoding MBL fold metallo-hydrolase, producing MKTGAALAGPTSARRGGRTSARIDRTVVSGVFSLDGQDFDVDNNVWLVGDDDEVLVIDAPHRAEPILDAIGGRRVTAIVLTHGHNDHITAAVALREATGAPIWFNPADLMFWEAVHPGALPDHPVGHCTRFSVAGTSLLSMHTPGHSPGSTSLYARDLGTVFTGDTLFCGGPGATGRSHSDKPTILHSIRSCLLTLPADTVVRTGHGEDTTVAAEVSHVR from the coding sequence GTGAAAACAGGAGCGGCCCTCGCGGGCCCGACGAGCGCCCGGCGCGGTGGACGCACGAGCGCCCGCATCGACAGGACCGTGGTCTCCGGCGTGTTCAGCCTCGACGGCCAGGACTTCGACGTCGACAACAACGTCTGGCTGGTCGGCGACGACGACGAGGTGCTCGTCATCGACGCCCCCCACCGCGCCGAACCCATCCTCGACGCGATCGGCGGCCGCCGGGTGACCGCCATCGTGCTCACCCACGGGCACAACGACCACATCACCGCCGCCGTCGCCCTCCGGGAGGCCACCGGCGCACCGATCTGGTTCAACCCCGCCGACCTCATGTTCTGGGAGGCGGTCCACCCGGGGGCGTTGCCGGATCACCCCGTCGGCCACTGCACCCGGTTCTCCGTGGCAGGGACGTCCCTGCTCTCGATGCACACCCCGGGCCACTCCCCGGGCAGCACCTCCCTCTACGCGCGCGACCTGGGCACCGTCTTCACCGGGGACACGCTGTTCTGCGGCGGCCCCGGGGCCACGGGCCGGTCCCACAGCGACAAGCCGACGATCCTGCACTCGATCCGCTCGTGCCTGCTGACCCTTCCCGCGGACACGGTCGTCAGGACCGGCCACGGCGAGGACACGACCGTCGCCGCGGAGGTGTCGCATGTGCGTTGA
- a CDS encoding methylenetetrahydrofolate reductase, producing MREASYEVLPLRGAEASVVEHVPRTVPLTVTVTEAKGLTPTLELAERLSGHGFTVTPHLAARLVHDASHLADVIARLQAAAVDGVFVVGGDAAEPAGTFPDALGLLEALETVGHHFRHVGIGGYPEGHGHISAELIERALERKAPHATHVITQLCFHPASTTAWARQVKRRGVDLPIRIGLPGAVTRQKLIRISAGLGLGRSARFLAKQHSMFWRFFLPHGYRPDRLVEGLAPTLGRPEHNLQGFHFFTFNEVARTEAWRQEWLARLSDAAAG from the coding sequence TTGCGGGAGGCGAGCTACGAGGTCCTGCCGCTGCGGGGCGCCGAGGCGTCGGTCGTCGAGCACGTCCCCCGGACCGTGCCCCTCACCGTGACTGTCACCGAGGCCAAGGGCCTGACACCCACGCTCGAGCTGGCGGAGCGGCTGTCCGGCCACGGGTTCACGGTCACCCCGCACCTGGCTGCTCGGCTGGTCCACGACGCCTCGCACCTGGCCGACGTCATCGCCCGCCTCCAGGCCGCGGCCGTGGACGGCGTGTTCGTCGTCGGCGGCGACGCCGCCGAGCCCGCGGGGACGTTCCCCGACGCCCTCGGCCTGCTCGAGGCGCTGGAGACCGTCGGCCACCACTTCCGGCACGTGGGGATCGGCGGCTATCCGGAGGGGCACGGACACATCAGCGCAGAACTGATCGAGCGCGCTCTCGAGCGCAAGGCCCCGCACGCGACCCACGTCATCACCCAGCTGTGCTTCCACCCCGCGAGCACGACGGCCTGGGCGCGGCAGGTCAAACGGCGGGGCGTCGATCTGCCGATCCGGATCGGACTCCCCGGCGCGGTGACGCGCCAGAAGCTGATTCGGATTTCAGCCGGACTCGGGCTCGGCCGGTCGGCCCGGTTCCTGGCGAAGCAGCACAGCATGTTCTGGCGCTTCTTCCTGCCCCACGGCTACCGGCCGGATCGGCTCGTGGAAGGCCTCGCACCCACCCTCGGCCGGCCTGAGCACAACCTGCAGGGCTTCCACTTCTTCACGTTCAACGAGGTGGCGAGGACGGAGGCGTGGCGGCAGGAGTGGCTGGCCCGGTTGTCCGACGCAGCGGCGGGGTAG